The Trichocoleus sp. sequence ATAGGCTGCAAGGCTTCCTGCATTAATGACGCATCTAGCAAAGCGTGGTAATAATGCCATGAAAAAGGACGTACAAAGAGGTTCGGACGCGGTTCAGTGTAGATGGTGTAACGGTAGCGCCTCCATACTGCCGAAAAGCGAGCATGCCAGGTAGAATCTACTGCTGCTGAAGCTCGGACAACGATATCTGAAGAAATGCGATGGTTTAAGATGTCAGCCCAACGATAAGCAGGAATATGAGCAGGAGCATCAAAGTGAGCAACTTGGGCAGCTGCATGAACACCAGCATCAGTCCGCCCTGCACCATGTAGCGTTACTGGACGCCCTACAACAGATTGGATTGCCTGCTCAAGCGCTTCTTGAACAGTATGGTGCTGAGCTTGCCTCTGCCAACCGTGAAAATGAGTGCCCAAGTATTGAATAATTAAGGCTATTCTTTGAGTACCCTCTATTCCTGCCTTCCGAGTTTCTTCAGAAACTTCTACTGAGATTGGCTGACCATCCATAACAGTTAGCAGCTAGCAATCACGTTAATTCGATGATTGCCATTTCAGCATTGTCCCCTCGACGGTTCACAGTGCGAACGACTCGAGTATATCCACCTTGCCGATCGCCATAACGTTCTTTGACCTGCTCAAACAGTCGATGAACTAGCTGTTTGTCATACAAATAACCGAGAGCTTGACGACGGGCGGAAAGAGAGCCGTCTTTGGCTAGTGTAATAATGTGTTCTGCTTCGGAGCGAACTGCTTTAGCTCGAATCTTAGTCGTTGTAATCCGACCATGACGAATCAATTCAGTCGTAAGTGCTCTCAGAAGCGCTTTACGCTGATCAGCAGGTTTGCCTAATTGCGGGACGCGGCAACGGTGACGCATATCGGTAAATCAAGGATAAATGGTGGACGAGATGAATAGAGAAAAACTAGATCAAAGGGATTGAAAGAAGTGAGTTGGTTGCTCTAGCTCGATCGAGAAGACTTGTCATGTGGTAGCGTGATACCAAGTCGGTCTTGTAGAGCCTGAATCACTTCTTCTGCAGATTTAGCTCCAAAGTTTTTAATTTCCAGCAAGTCTTCTTGGGTATAGTCAAGTAGATCTGCTACAGAGTTAATCTGTGCCCGCTTCAAACAGTTGTATGCCCGAACAGAGAGCTGCAATTCCTCGATAGGAATCTGATTCGTCGGATCTTCGACGCTATCATCCATGTCGTCGATTGGCGCAAAGTCAATCTCACGCAGTGGATTGAATAGCTCAACCAAAATGTTTGCAGCCTGGCTTAATGCTTCCTGAGGGGTCAAGCTGCCATTTGTCCAGATCTCCATGATCAAGCGATCTTTTTCCAAAGATCCATCGATTCGAGCGTTCTCGATCGAGTAGTTGACCTTCCGAACAGGCATGAAAACTGAGTCAAGCTGGAGAAAATCTAGAGCAGAATTCTCATCCCGACTTCTTTCGATTGCACGATAGCCAATTCCTTTCTCAATCCGAAACTCCATCTCTAAAGTTGAACCGGGTGAAAGAGTGGCAATGTACTGATCAGAGTTAATGGCTTCCACTTCAGAAGGAAGCTCAAAATAGGCAGCTGTCACAGTTGCAGGACCTTCAACTCTGACTCGACCAATCTGCGGTTGAAATGAATAACTTTTCAGTACGACTTCCTTCATGTTTAGCAGAATGTCAAGAACATCCTCCCTCACCCCAGGAATCGTCATAAATTCATGAGTTACCCCAGCAATCCGAACCGCAGTAACTGCTGCTCCCTCTAAATTAGACAGAAGAACCCGTCGCAGTGAATTGCCGACAGTGATTCCCTGTCCCCTCTCTAAAGGTCCAATTACAAACTTACTATATGAGCTACGATCGTGCCCAGAATCAGACTCTACGCACTCAACTTGAAACTGTGCCACAGTTCAACCTCCCTTCTCCTTACGCTTTGGAAACTAAGCCGTACCCGACCTGCTCCCAACCTCCCCCATCTCGCATCAATCAACAAATGCTTTACCATCCAAACGTGAAGCTTAAACGCGGCGACGCTTGGGTGGGCGGCAACCATTATGAGGAATGGGTGTTACATCTCGAATCAATGTGATTTCCAACCCTGCTCCTTGCAGCGCCCGAATCGCGGTTTCTCGACCTGAACCAGGACCACTCACCATCACCTCAATCTGACGCATCCCTTGATCCGTAGCGCGACGAGCCGCATTTTCAGCCGCAGTTTGGGCTGCAAAAGGAGTTCCCTTCTTAGCTCCCTTAAATCCGCTTGAACCTGAAGAAGCCCATGAGATTGCTTCACCGTTCGCATCGGTGATCGTGACGATCGTGTTATTGAAAGTCGACTGGATGTGAGCTACACCACTAGGAACATTCCGCTTTTGCTTCTTAGGTCCAGTCTTTTTACTTGGTTGTCGTGCCATCTCTAATCGCCTTCAGATAAATAGATACCTAACGCACATGGATCGATAAAAATATTCACGTGCGGCTCAAAAGAATACTTATCTGGTCACTAGACTGTTGCCTAGCGCTTACCCTGTGATAAGCAATCTACCACTGCTCCTAGACAAAACAGGGAGACAGATGCCCTAGAGAGCCTGTCGCCCAGTAGCTGTAATCAATGACTACTTCTTAGGAGCTTTCTTCTTCCCTGCTACAGTCCGGCGACCACCCCGGCGAGTACGAGCATTCGTTCTAGTCCGTTGACCCCGGACAGGCAACCCTAGCCGATGGCGACGACCTCGATATGAGCCAATGTCCATCAATCGCTTGATGTTCATCGCTTCTAATCGTCTTAGATCACCTTCAATCTCATAATCAGTCTCGACCGTTTCTCTGAGTGCTGCAACTTCAGCATCAGACAAATCCTTGATTCTTGTATCTGGACTTACACCAGTTTTAGCAAGTATCTCTTTGGAGCGGGTTGGTCCAATTCCATAGATATAGGTCAGACCTATCTCAACACGCTTATCGCGTGGAAGGTCTACTCCGGCAATTCGTGCCACGTCTTCTGCTCTCCCAATCTAGTTTCCTGACAAATAACTAACTCTGAATCCCCAGAAAATTTGCTCGATTAGAGCGAAAATCAAGCAAGCTTTCCCAGGCTTGGAATCCCTAACCTTGGCGTTGCTTGTGCTTTGGATTAGAGCAAATCACCATTACCCTGCCGCGTCTACGGATAACACGACACTTTTCACACATTCTACGAACAGATGCTCGGACTTTCATGCCCTAAAATACGAAGACTACAAAACTGAAATCCTATCAAATTTATATTGTTTTGTCAACAAAACTTACTACTAGAGCAGAAGCAAATCCCAGATGAATCGATTTCCTGCCTAGTCTTTACTACCTGTTTCCCCGCAATAAGTACTGCTATTTCTTGCGTAAACGGTAGGTAATTCGCCCTTTTGTTAAATCGTAAGGAGTTAATTCCACCTTAACTCTGTCACCAGGCAAGATCTTGATGTAGTTACGCCGGATCTTACCTGATATGTGAGCTAGAACATTAAACCCATTATCCAAGTCAACTCGAAACATTGCGTTTGGCAGTGAGTCGGTGACGGTCCCTTCCATTTCAATAAGATCTTGTTTAGACAACGCGCTTTTCCCTTATGAGACACAACAAATTGAACACAGCTTGACAAACGCTATTCTATCCAGTATAGCTGCTCAATAAAGTATATAGGGCTTCTAGACTAGGCAATGCCTAAAAGTCTTGACAGGACTAGATTCCCCTACTTAGCTTAGTAGATTTTGAAGCAAATACAGCTCGAGAAGAACGTGAAGGGGCTGTTTCTAAAAAACGGAGCTGAGATAAGCCCTATTTCGACTGGACAAGGTGTTGAATTTCTGTCGTCACAGCTTCTACATGACGATCGCCATGAACCGAAAGTAGCTGGTTGCGCTTCTGGTAAAAGTCAATGAGGGGGGTAGTTTGTTCTCGATAAACGTCTAGACGATGACGAATGACTTGCTCATTGTCATCTTGGCGACCACGTTGAAGTAGGCGAGCAATGAGTACTTCATCCGGAACATCAAAGTTAATGACGTAATTGTAGGATTGATGAATCTCTTGCAAAAGCTGATCGAGAAACACTGCTTGTGCTGTGGTTCGGGGGAATCCATCCAAAATCCACCCTGGCTCAACATCATCTTGATGCAAGCGCTCTCGCACCATCTCCAAAATAAGTTGATCAGGCACAAGTTCCCCTTTATCCATATAAGCTTGTGCTTTTTGTCCCAGTTCAGTTTTTTGCGAAACAGCAGCCCGCAAAATATCACCCGTGGAGATGTGAGGGATACCAAAACATGCTGCCAAGGCTTGTGCCTGTGTTCCTTTTCCTGCTCCTGGAGGTCCCAAAAAGATCAATCGAACCACTATTGTTTCACCATTCCTTCGTAGCGTTGAGAAATCACATAAGTTTGGATTTGCTTTGCAGTATCGATCGCAACACCCACTAGGATGAGCAGTGAAGTTGCTCCTAACCCTTGAAAAGTTCTAACCTGGGTTGCTCCTTCAACAGCTGTTGGAATAATTGCAACTAAACCTAGAAAAATTGCACCTAGAAAAGTTAAGCGGTTTAGAACTTTTTCGATGTAATCACTGGTTGCCTTACCTGGACGGATTCCTGGAATGCTTGCTCCCATCTTCTTCAGGTTCTGAGACATCTCAATGGGATTAACAATAAGGGATGTGTAGAAGTAGCTGAAGAACAGAATCAGTACAAGATACAGAACAATATTTAGCCAATGCCCAGGACTGAGGTAGCGAACAGCCTGAATTAAAACTGGATTGTTAGGAAAGAAGTTGACGAGGGAAGCAGGTAGGAATAGAACCATGTATGAAAAAATAATTGGCATTACTCCACCCTGGTTCAATCGCAGGGGCAGATAACTGCTCTTTTCCAGGTACAACCGACGACCAACTTGACGGCGAGCGGAAATAATCGGAATTCGCCGAGTGCCTTCTTGAACAAAGACAATGCCAACAATCATTGCTAGAAAAACTAGCAGCAGGATAATGACTCCTCCAACCAAGCTTCGATCGCCACTTTGAGCAAGATCAATGGTTTGACCTAGCGAGCGCGGAAGGGTTGAAACAATACTGACAAAGATTAGTAAGGAAGCTCCATTGCCAATGCCACGTTCTGTAATTAGCTCACCAACCCACATGACAAACATGGAGCCTGCCGTTAAAGCAAGCACAGTTTGAGCGACAAACAAGGGACCAGGATTTTCTGCATATCGGCTGAGCAACAGCGAAATGCCAATGCTTTGGAAGATCGCCCATCCTACTGCGACATAGCGGGTGATTTGAGAGATTTTACGTCTTCCTGCTTCTCCCTCGTTTTTTTGCAAGTCTTCAAGGCTAGGAACTGCCGTTGCCAAAAGCTGCATAATAATTGAGGCATTGATGTAAGGCAAAATTCCTAGAGCAAATATACCAACTGCAGAGATACCGCCCCCAGCCAGGACATCCAGAATACCAATTAAATTCGCGAGCCCGCTCCCTTGAAGTCCTTGTTGAAATGCAGCGCGATCGATTCCTGGAATTGGAATGTAAATACCTAATCTAATTAGAACCAGCATACCGATAGTGACAAGCAGCCGACCTCTCAATCCAGCTGCTTGCGCCATTTGCATAAATGTTTCTTGCGCTGTCGGAGTTTTGTCTCGACTAACGACCATACAGGGGTACCTCCAATTGTTTCGGCAGATCTGCCGCACTAACCAAAATGGCGTAACTTATACTCTAATACCCTAGTGTAAAAGTTTTACCCTACTAAGAACAACACCAGATTGCTCTGGTGATGTTGATCTCAGGACTATGATGTCTGGGGGATATTAAGAGCACAAGCAGTTCTAGCTTACGATTTCACAGCTACCGCCAGCCGCTTCAATTTTGGCACGAGCAGATTTGGTAAATGCTGCTGCTTGTACGTTCAATGCCACACTTAAGTCACCATCTCCTAAAACTTTGAGAGGACCATCATCAGTTGTAACAATACCATCAGAGATTAGTGATGCTAGTGTCACATTGCTGTTTGCTGCAACTGGCTCAAGGTCACTCAGGTTGATGATGGTGTACTGCTTGCGGTTAATTAGCTGAAAATGCTTGAGTTTGGGAATACGCCGATAGAGAGGCATTTGACCGCCTTCAAACCCTGGGCGAGTTCCACTACCAGAGCGAGATTTCTGACCGCGCATTCCAAACCCGCAACTTGCTCCTTGTCCTGCTGAAATACCACGACCGACTCGGCGGCGGCGTTTCTGAGAACCTTGTTTCGGTGAAGCGTCTTCTAGTCTCATAGTTGATAAGAGGGAGTAGCAAAAAGATCAAGACAATTTCTGCAATTTCACAATATGGTTGTGCTTGAAGAAACGAGTCATCGGACAAATTTATTATCCGTACAAGCTCTCTACTGGAACTCCTCGCTCTTCTGCTACCTCAGCAAATGTACGTAAAGATGCTAAAGCATTCGCGGCAGCACGAGCATTGTTGAGGGGATTGCCAGAACCTAGCTGCTTTGCCAGAATGTTCTTCACTCCTGCAAGCTCGAGAACAGTACGAACTGCCCCCCCAGCAATTACACCTGTACCTGGTGCAGCAGGGCGCATCATTACTTTCGCACCTCCTCCACTGCCATTGACAGGATGAGGAATAGAGTTTGCTTTTGTGAGAGGCACATCAATCAAGTGCTTTTTGCCATCCGCTACTCCTTTACGGACAGCACCAATAACATCACTTGCTTTTCCAACCCCTACGCCAACTTGTCCCTTCTCGTTACCGACAATTACGATCGCTCGGAAGCTTAATTTTTTGCCTCCCTTTACCACCTTGGTTACACGGCGGATTTGAACAACACGCTCTTGCCAGTCAGTTTCCTTTTCCTTAGTACGGCTACTCTTACGACGATTCGCCATGATATCTATTTCCTTAATTCCTAACGAGTTTTTGACTTCGTTATCGTGTTGCCTGGAAGACCTAATTAGAAGCTAAGCCCGCCTTCCCGGGCAGCATCTGCTAGTGCCTTAATGCGTCCGTGGTAGAGATTTCCACCACGATCAAAAACAACTTGCTGAATGCCCTTGGCGATCGCACGCTCGGCAATTAGTTGTCCTACCTTAACAGAAGCTTCACAGTTTGCACCGGTTGCAAGATCTGGCTTGAGATCTGCCTCAAGCGTTGAAGCAGCAGCAAGCGTGTGATGGCGGGTATCATCAATTACTTGCACATAGATGTGTTGATTTGAACGAAACACAGCCAATCTAGGACGCTCTGAGGTCCCAAAGACTTTGCGACGAACCCGACGATGGCGTCGCTGAACAGATTCCTTACGAGTCAGTTTCATTACTTCTTACCTGCCTTTCCAGCCTTACGTCTGACGAGTTCGCCTGCGTAACGGATACCTTTACCCTTATAAGGTTCAGGGGGACGAACAGAGCGAATTTTTGCGGCTACGTTACCGACATCCTCTTTATTAATTCCGGTAACAACAACGTTTGTGTTATTTTCAACCGCTAACTGAATACCGTCAGGTGGTTCAATCTGTACAGGGTGGCTGTATCCAACACTAAGTACTAAGTTGCGTCCCTGAACCTGAGCACGATAACCGACGCCCTGAATCTCTAAGCGGCGTTGGAACCCCTGCGAGACCCCTTCAACCATGTTTGCAACCAGCGTCCGAGACAGGCCGTGTCGCTGGCGCGCTGCACGAGATTCATTGCGACGAGTAACGAGAATGGTTTCGCCTTCCTGGGTAATTTCGACTTCAGCAGGCAGGCTTCTAGAGAGTTCCCCTTTCGGTCCTTTTACTGTAACCTGCTGCCCATCTAAAGCAATTGTTACTTTTTGAGGGATAGGGATAGGGCGCTTGCCAATACGAGACATGACAGTTTCTCCTGAATAAAGCTTTTAGCTACTCAAAGGCTGTGCTGCCTTACCAGATATAGCAAAGTACTTCACCACCAAGCCCCTGGCGACGCGCATCGCGATCGGTCATGATGCCACTGGAGGTAGAAATGATTGCGATACCGATGCCACCAAGAACACGAGGGAGTTCCTTGCGGTTAGAGTAGACGCGCAGTCCGGGTTTGCTAACCCGCTTTAAGGCATTGATAATAGGACGACGATTCTTGCCTTTGTACTTTAGTGAGACGACAAGCGTCCGCTTTACGCCTTCCTCTTGCTCATTGAAGTCTGTGATAAATCCTTCTTCACGTAAAACTCTAGCAATGCTGCGAGTCATCTTAGTGGATGGAATTTCTGTAGTTTGATGCCGCGCCATATTTGCATTGCGGATGCGCGTCAGCATATCTGAAATTGTGTCGTTAGCCGCCATAGTTTCCTCTTTACGAAACTGCCTCAGATTTCTCGGAAGGGCATGCCTAGTTCTTTAAGCAAGGCGCGACCCTCTTCATCGGTGTTGGCTGTTGTGATGATCGAAATATCCATTCCTCGAATTTGATCAATGGAGTCGTACTCCATTTCAGGAAAGATAAGTTGCTCACGGACGCCCAATGTATAGTTACCGCGACCATCAAAGCTCTTTGGGCTGACACCTCGGAAGTCACGAATTCTTGGGAGAGCAAGATTAAGTAAGCGATCCAAGAAGGCATACATGCGATCGGATCGCAGCGTTACCATAATTCCCACTGGCATTCCTTGGCGAAGCTTGAAACCTGCGATTGCCTTTTTTGCTCGGGTAACAACAGGTTTCTGTCCAGTGATTAGAGCAATCTCGTTTATTGAGGACTCAAGTGCCTTTGCATTTTGTGATGCTTCACCTAATCCCCGATTGACCGTAACCTTAACAAGCTTAGGAACTTGATGGACGTTTTCATACTTAAACTGCTCTGTCAGCTTAGGTATAACTTTGTCTTGGTAAAGTGCCTTTAGTTTCTCTGCCATAAATTTTGTCCTTCCTTTTCCCTGGGCTTGGTCAGGGATTTTGAACAAGTTGCTTGAAGCTCCAAGCGACTCAGCCTAGAGGACTGAGAACTCAAGCAAAATTTAGTCAATCACTTCTCCAGTCTTCTTCAGCATCCGTACTTTACGTCCGTCTGCATTGAAGGTGTAGCAAACTCGACTAGCAACCTTTTGTTGAGTAGAGTAAAGCATCACATTTGAACTGTGAATAGGAGCTTCAAAGGTTTGAATTTGCCCTGATTCACCTTCCTGCTGAGGCTTAACGTGCTTAGTACGAACATTCACACCCTTGATTACAACCTTGCTGGTTTCAGGAAATGTTGTTAGTACTTCGCCAATTTTGCCTTTCTCTTTGCCCGAGATGACCTGGACGGTATCGCCCTTCTTGATATGCATCTTGTAGCGAGTTTTAGTTCCTTTCAGCATCACAGCACCTCCGGAGCCAAGGAAATAATTTTCGTGAAGTTTTTATCACGCAGTTCGCGCGCAACTGGACCAAACACCCGAGTGCCTCTTGGGTTGCCCTCTGCATTGATAATGACTGCTGCATTATCATCAAAGCGAATGCTCATACCGCTATCCCGTCGAAGTCCTTTTTTTGTCCGTACTACAACAGCACGAACAACATCAGACTTTTTGACCGCCATATTTGGAATTGCGTCTTTAACCACCGCAATAATGACATCGCCTACATTGGCATAGCGGCGATTACCGCCCAATACTCGAATGCACATCAACTTACGTGCGCCGCTGTTATCTGCCACATTCAGGTAAGTTTCTTGCTGAATCATGGTTAGCCTCCCTTAACTGATCGTCTCAACATAAATTAGACGTTTGCGGCATTTTCAAGGACATCGACAACAGCCCAGCGCTTGGTACGGCTGAGGGGTCGAGTTTCTTGAATCCGAACCCGATCGCCCACCCGACACTTGTTCTCTTCGTCGTGAGCCTTGTACCGCTTGGTTCGAACCATAATCTTGCGGTATTTAGGGTGAGGTGCACGGTTTTCAACGGCAACAACTACCGTTTTGTCCATTTTGTCGCTAACGACCAAGCCAACCCGTTCTTTAACTGCCATTGCCTATTCCTCCTGTGCAGCAGATTGAGCATTCGCTATCTGCCGTTCCCGCTCTATAGTCATCAATTGCGACAGTCGATGGCGAAGATGTTTGAATTGATGAGGCTTTTCCAAGCGACGAGTCGCCTTTTGAAAGCGCAATTGAAACAATTCTTTCTTGACTGATACAATTTGCTCACTGATCTCAGCATCGTTGAGATCTCGAATTTCCCCAATTTTAGGCAGAGCCATAATTACGACTCCTCTGCTTCGCGCATAATGAACTTCGTCTTGATAGGCAGCTTGAAGGATGCAAGTCGCATTGCTTCACGAGCAGTCGCTTCAGGAACTCCAGCGATCTCAAACATAATCCGACCTGGTTTCACCACTGCAACCCAGAACTCAGGATTCCCTTTACCGGAACCCATGCGAGTTTCAGCAGGACGCATTGTTACAGGCTTATCTGGAAATATCCGGATCCAGATTTTGCCACCGCGACGAATATAGCGAGTCATTGCTCGACGACTAGCTTCTATCTGGCGGGAGGTGATCCAAGAAGGTTCAAGGGCTTGCAGTGCGAAATCACCGAAGCTGATCTCATTTCCTGAAGTTGCCAACCCAGTCATCCGTCCGCGCTGTTGCTTACGGAATTTAGTTCTTCTAGGACTTAACATCTTGAGTACCTTTGAACTGAGATTTCAAAATTCAGAATTGGAACTGGATTAACAGCGAGTTCCTTTTCTGTCTACGCTTCATTAGAGCGATCTTCGTATTGTTGACGGCGACGCGGTTGGCGACGACGCGGTTGATTGGCTGGAGTAGTTGGAGCAACTTCTTCCTGTCCAGGAATGATTTCTCCTTTGAAAACCCAAACCTTGATCCCCAGAATTCCATAGATGGTCTGGGCTGTCTTGTAGGAAAAATCAATGTCAGCGCGAAGTGTATGAAGAGGAACCTTGCCTTCACGGGTATATTCCGTGCGGGCAATTTCAGCCCCGTTCAAGCGACCACTAACCTGGATTTTAATGCCCTCGATTCCTGCCCGTTGCGCTCTTTGAATCGCTTGCCGCACAACTCGACGGAAAGAAACCCGTCGTTCTAGCTGTTGGGCAACATACTCAGCAATTAAAGAAGCGTCTGCATCAACGCGTGCAACTTCAACAACATTGATCCGAATCTGACGGTTGCTATCGCCTAGAGCCTTTTGAAGCCCTACCCGAAGCTCTTCAATTCCCTGTCCACCACGACCTACAACAACACCCGGACGAGCGGTATGAATTTCTAGGTCAATCTGATCTGCTTTACGTTCAATTCGAATTTGAGCAATACCAGGGCTTTCTAGGCTCTTGAGCTTCATAGGGTTCTTTTCCAGGAAGTTCCGAATGGTATAGTCTTCCTGTAAAAGTTTGGGGTAACGACTGGAATCAGCAAACCAGCGAGAGCGATGCTCCTGAGTAATGCCGAGCCGGAAACCGACTGGATGAATTTTTTGTCCCACGATGCGTCCTCGTAATCACTAAATGAATTTTGGGATTTGCTCCAGCAGAGTTCGACCTACTCTGCAGTTTCTGCGCCAGGAGCAACGACGATTGTGATATGGCAGGTTGGTTTGCGGATTTGATAAGCCCGTCCCTGAGCGCGAGGACGGAACCGCTTCAACACAGGGCCTTGATCTGCAAATGCCTGAGTGATGACAAGATCACCAGGTGTATATCCGGCATTGTGTTCTGCGTTTGCGACTGCAGAGCGCAAAACCTTCAGCACCGGATCGCAGGCGCGATAAGGCATAAATTCCAGAATAATCAGGGCCTCTCGGTAAGACCGTCCCCGAATTTGGTCGAGAACGCGACGTACCTTAAAGGGGGACATTCGGATATAGCGGGCAACCGCTTTGACTTCTTCAGAACTAATAATTGGCATAACTTCCTCCCTGGCTTATAGCGATGGGCATAAGCTTGAACCCGAATCTTGAAATCGCTACTTGCTACTTTTTATCGACGCGCTTTCTTATCGCTCTTGGCATGACCTCGGAAGGTTCGAGTTGGTGCAAATTCACCAAGCTTGTGACCAACCATTTGCTCTGTTACATAGACAGGAACATGTTGTCGTCCATTATGGACAGCGATCGTATGCCCAATCATTTGCGGGAGGATGGTTGAAGCCCTAGACCAAGTTTTAATTACCTGCTTCTCGCCTTTGGCGTTCAGGTTTTCAACTTTCTTAAGTAGATGATCCGCAACAAACGGACCTTTTTTGAGAGAGCGAGACATAGGTACTAACTAACCTTTGATGAATGTCAGACCTGAATATGATACTGATTGGAGGGATGCAAGGCTTCCAGCGAGTTTTACCAACGCTGAATTGCCTTACTTATGACTCCCGTCCGCCTCTACCCCGCTTCGATGTACGACGACGACGACGAACGATCAAGGCATTGCTCAACTTCTTCTTCTTACGAGTCTTAGCACCCAGAGCTGGCTTACCCCAAGGAGTTACAGGACCAGAGCGACCAATTGGTGCTCGTCCCTCACCACCACCATGTGGGTGATCTACCGGGTTCATCACGCTGCCTCGCACCTCTGGTCTACGTCCTTTCCAACGCTTCCGACCAGCCTTGCCAAGGCTAATGTTTCTGGCATCTGCGTTGCCAACTTGCCCGATCGTGGCGTAGCATTCACGGCGAACTAACCGTACTTCGGTTGAAGGAAGTCGCAGAGTGACAAAATTTCCTTCTTTTGCCACAACCTGAGCACCAGTTCCGGCGGCTCGAACAATCTGCCCCCCTTTACCAGGAACGAGTTCAACATTGTGAACGATCGTACCTAGAGGCATGTTCCCCAAGGGTAGAGCATTACCAATCTCGAAAGGAGCCTCAGATCCAGCCAAGACAGTTGCGCCGACTTGCAGGTTCGCGGGGTGAATGATATAACGCTTCTCACCATCTTGATAGTGAAGTAGCGCAATCCGAGCGTTCCGGTTGGGATCGTATTCAATCGCTGCGACCTTTGCAGGAATATTTCGCTTATCGCGACGAAAATCGATAATCCGATAAAGCCGCTTATGTCCACCTCCCCGGTGGCGACAAGTGACTACACCCCGATTGTTGCGACCTTTTTTTCGATGAACCGATACAGTCAGTGACTTTTCCGGCTCAGTCTTCGTAATTTCTGCAAAATCTAGAACCGACCGCTCACGGGTGCCGGGGGTGTAAGGTCGGTAGTTTCTAATACCCATAATTTAAACTCTTCAGGAATTAGACTTCGGGGAATAGCGTGATGGAATCGTCGCCTGCAAGTGTGATAATCGCCCGCTTATAGTGAGGACGGTTTCCCATAAATCGACCAACACGACGCGATTTCTCAGGTGGATTCATCGTATTTACTTTGACCACCTTGACATTGAACAACTCTTCGATCGCTGCCTTGATCTGTGTCTTGGTTGCTCTGGGATCAACCTCAAAGACATATTTATTGTCTTCTAGAAGACGGGTTGCCTTCTCAGTGATTAAGGGACGACGTACCAAGTCTGGGAGTGAACGAGCATCAATCTTCACCGTAAACCTCCTGAATCTTGGTAATTGCAGATTGAGTTGCAACAATTCGATCTGCTGCCAAAATGTCAAATATATTTAGATTGTCTGCCTTAATTAGACGAAGACTACCAATATTCCGAGATGAAAGATAGACGTTTTCATCCCGAGCAGCAACGATGAGCAGAATTTTTGATTCTGGCTCAACTCCCCAACGGATCAATGCTTGCACAAGTTCCTTGGTTTTAGGACGAGGCAAACTGTCAGCGAAATCTTGCACGACAACCAAGTCAGCGGAACGTCCTTGCAACGCAGTACGTAATGCTGAACGGCGTTCCTTCCGGTTCATTTTTGTAGAATAATCCCGGGGCTTAGGT is a genomic window containing:
- the rplO gene encoding 50S ribosomal protein L15, whose protein sequence is MRLEDASPKQGSQKRRRRVGRGISAGQGASCGFGMRGQKSRSGSGTRPGFEGGQMPLYRRIPKLKHFQLINRKQYTIINLSDLEPVAANSNVTLASLISDGIVTTDDGPLKVLGDGDLSVALNVQAAAFTKSARAKIEAAGGSCEIVS
- the rpsE gene encoding 30S ribosomal protein S5; this translates as MANRRKSSRTKEKETDWQERVVQIRRVTKVVKGGKKLSFRAIVIVGNEKGQVGVGVGKASDVIGAVRKGVADGKKHLIDVPLTKANSIPHPVNGSGGGAKVMMRPAAPGTGVIAGGAVRTVLELAGVKNILAKQLGSGNPLNNARAAANALASLRTFAEVAEERGVPVESLYG
- the rplR gene encoding 50S ribosomal protein L18 codes for the protein MKLTRKESVQRRHRRVRRKVFGTSERPRLAVFRSNQHIYVQVIDDTRHHTLAAASTLEADLKPDLATGANCEASVKVGQLIAERAIAKGIQQVVFDRGGNLYHGRIKALADAAREGGLSF
- the rplF gene encoding 50S ribosomal protein L6, translating into MSRIGKRPIPIPQKVTIALDGQQVTVKGPKGELSRSLPAEVEITQEGETILVTRRNESRAARQRHGLSRTLVANMVEGVSQGFQRRLEIQGVGYRAQVQGRNLVLSVGYSHPVQIEPPDGIQLAVENNTNVVVTGINKEDVGNVAAKIRSVRPPEPYKGKGIRYAGELVRRKAGKAGKK
- the rpsH gene encoding 30S ribosomal protein S8, producing the protein MAANDTISDMLTRIRNANMARHQTTEIPSTKMTRSIARVLREEGFITDFNEQEEGVKRTLVVSLKYKGKNRRPIINALKRVSKPGLRVYSNRKELPRVLGGIGIAIISTSSGIMTDRDARRQGLGGEVLCYIW
- the rplE gene encoding 50S ribosomal protein L5, translated to MAEKLKALYQDKVIPKLTEQFKYENVHQVPKLVKVTVNRGLGEASQNAKALESSINEIALITGQKPVVTRAKKAIAGFKLRQGMPVGIMVTLRSDRMYAFLDRLLNLALPRIRDFRGVSPKSFDGRGNYTLGVREQLIFPEMEYDSIDQIRGMDISIITTANTDEEGRALLKELGMPFREI
- the rplX gene encoding 50S ribosomal protein L24 gives rise to the protein MHIKKGDTVQVISGKEKGKIGEVLTTFPETSKVVIKGVNVRTKHVKPQQEGESGQIQTFEAPIHSSNVMLYSTQQKVASRVCYTFNADGRKVRMLKKTGEVID
- the rplN gene encoding 50S ribosomal protein L14; its protein translation is MIQQETYLNVADNSGARKLMCIRVLGGNRRYANVGDVIIAVVKDAIPNMAVKKSDVVRAVVVRTKKGLRRDSGMSIRFDDNAAVIINAEGNPRGTRVFGPVARELRDKNFTKIISLAPEVL
- the rpsQ gene encoding 30S ribosomal protein S17, which translates into the protein MAVKERVGLVVSDKMDKTVVVAVENRAPHPKYRKIMVRTKRYKAHDEENKCRVGDRVRIQETRPLSRTKRWAVVDVLENAANV
- the rpmC gene encoding 50S ribosomal protein L29; translation: MALPKIGEIRDLNDAEISEQIVSVKKELFQLRFQKATRRLEKPHQFKHLRHRLSQLMTIERERQIANAQSAAQEE
- the rplP gene encoding 50S ribosomal protein L16, whose translation is MLSPRRTKFRKQQRGRMTGLATSGNEISFGDFALQALEPSWITSRQIEASRRAMTRYIRRGGKIWIRIFPDKPVTMRPAETRMGSGKGNPEFWVAVVKPGRIMFEIAGVPEATAREAMRLASFKLPIKTKFIMREAEES